The genomic region attacaattatttattccgTGACATTTTGGaatccaataaaatatttcttcgctAATCGATACGTATATACGAGGTGCTTAATATCAGAGTTAATTAGATGAGGCTCAACGCGTATGTTATGTGGGGTCTACAATACGATGTTACGATGCCGCaacggaccaatcaaagaagaaaaaaaccatatattctcttctttgattggtccgttGCATTACAATATCCGCATTACAATTGGCTAGTGGAAACCTAGTCTAACCCAATATGCAGTTAAACCTATATATGTATACTCGCATATACAGGGAGTGCGAATAcatttgaagaaatattatctaatttcTCTCCGGATTCAACACCGCAGTGTTCAACACCGATTCACACAACGTGATCGGCATTGGAACTTGCACGGAATCTTCGTGACAGCTATCGCACACAGTGGGAGAATACAAGCATATTTCCTGACGATGGCGGCGTTATTCCGCATGAACTGCGTGCAAGGTCTACGCCGGGGGTTAGCTCTGATGTCACCCAAGGAGACGATATGTCGCAGGATAGCAACGACACCGAGCTTGTACGATGGCGCCAAGGAGGAGACAAAGCCCGTCAAGAGGAAGTGGGTGAGTTACGGCTTCAGCTCCAAGGATGAGGCAGAAGATCGTCATGCTTTGCATCAGACGATGTTCGTCACTGTGACCATAGTCATGGTGCTCGGGATCACAGTCATGGCATACCTACCTGATGTCAGAGGCAAGGACTGGGCGCAGCGAGAAGCATATCTACAACTCCGTTACAGAGAGGAACACGGACTTCCTCTTATCGATGCCAATTTGATCGATCCGTCGAAGATAATATTGCCGACCGACGAGGAGCTAGGTGATACggagattattatttaaacaagtaCGTCCTGATGATGCTGAGATCATTGAACTTCGAATGTTGTTACTGCCTACTGTCTATGTCTACTTAGTACTTGTTATATTAATTGAggataatttgtaataaactgTTTTTGTGTGTATTAAAATCTCTTCTCAATTTAGAGATCACACTCAGTTTAAAATCTTTAGGTCTTAGTcctcaattaaaataaaatgctccggatataaaaagtgtatatattatcattaattagcATATGTatcaattgttaattatttgtaattgaaattacagataatatatagaaaattaatatgattttttgtgATGCAATATAGTATAATTAGGATTttgcgattattttatttatgtacaatatCATATTACATTACTATTCTCTTTAGTACATATTAgtacacattaaaaaaatttattacgctCATCACATTCgcgatatttattaaaagaaataaaacttaggaaggcatttataatttttctttggtAAACAgtttatatgcatatatataaaaattaaatatatatttgtatatatgcacatataaataataaattttcaccaagaaacaattataaataccaTCCTTAGTCTTACTGGCTTGTTCTCTCTGTTCCAACAGTTTAGAACAGATAAAAGATTCGATCTTACTTAATCGGCATgcttaaaagtatattttattaaagtgaaaattatatactcttccattttaatatttaagaacgTGAACGTTCTTTACTGAGTTGACGTCGGTGATGTCATCGTTGGAGCAACGGTAGTAGTATTGATACCAGGTGGTAATTGATTTTGCTGTTGAAGAACAGAGGGAAAGAAGGAGGTGTCTTGTGGGAGAGAGGCGGTGACTGTGATAGGTGGCATTCCTGGCAGTGAGATGGGTGTTGTTACAACATGAGACTGAGGCATATTAAATCCAGTAGTAATGTTTGCATTGGGAATAGGATTCTGCTCTCTCTGCAATACTGGGACATTGATTGTGGTCGTACTATGGACAGGATTCTGCTCTCTCTGCTGTATTGGGGCATTAATCGGTCCAGACGGCGTAATTGAAACTTCATAAGAATTGGTAACATTCGGTGGGGATGCAATAGTTGGCATACCAGGAATGTTCGGAGTTATTGGATAAGTGCCTAaacaataaagtaaataaatgagcaataattaaatattaagagtgtatatgttataaaatctatcattttcttttttgaaaaaattttataaagataaaaacttttaactcatatttaataaaattttcaataaaagtataaaaaatattcaacagatttattacaaattaatacttttatttattaaaaaaagattagctTCAcagttcttttttaatttttaaaaatttataattgaacaattataaatacactagaaattatagaaaaatctagTTCACTTACTGGGTGTGAAACTGGTGGTAGGTTGACTTGGAAACATGTGAGGAACTGAACTGACTGGTGTATAGCCACCAACAACACCAGTGAAATTGACTTGATTTGCTGGCTGCGCTTGAACGCTTGGTCCAGGTATATTTTGAGTAGGTATGTTTTCCGGTtcgctttttatatttttcgagttatCCATCGGGGCATTATAATTCGGCGGAACGGGTAATCCGGATGATTTGATTGGTACACTAATCGTCGGATTGGTTTCCGTCACGGTAACCGTAGTAATTGCTGTTGCCGGTTGAGTTTGTATTCCAGTTTTAAGAATATTCTGAAatgaaaatattcattaataatataataataaaaatatagtctaACAGTCttcaaagaatttgtaaaattaccatctataatacatataattttttcatcagattattcaaatattgataCTAAAATAATGCAACTTTTTACCGTGTATGAATTAGCAGGTTTCTGCTCCAATACGTTTCTGACAGGTATTCTATGTAAGTATCCATATCCGATTCCACATCCTAAGCTATTAAACAAATAcggaataatttaatattcatgtgcacttccTAAAATGATAGCAATTGGATCTGTTCTATGAAAAACTATACCTTCCTTCTCCACCCCAAGTATTATTAGGTGTAATAGTCACTTCTCTACAGGAATCATCCTtagtattatatacatataatttgagAGGTCGTGATGCATGCGCCtctattaaagtaaataaatcctCGCTTTCATGGAGAATGGAGTCTGCTCCGATAATATAATCAGTGAAAGGTCGTAAACCAGCTAGTTCAGCAGGAGATGATGGATGTACTTcctgtaaatttaaatatcaataattttttactatagcatgttatataaaattaatctgagatttttatataaactttatactCACAAGTACATGCCAAACGTTTTCATTAGCACCTTCAAATGAACAAAAACGTATACTGACTCCCAATAAACCCTGTCCACCCCATGTCATACTCGGAACAATTTTTGTTCGCCTTACAGATTGTGTTTTACTACTATAAACTGtgattattaattctttatttacacCAACTTTTAGAAGTTCCTTCAATGTATCATTATCTTGGTCCTAAGAGAAGCAAATGTACAGCATTTTTAAATAGagatacaatataataattatagtaattataaaatatatatctatcatTGCAGGAATTATAAGTAAACATACCAAACGAGTATTTCCAATTGCCACAATAAAATCAAAGAATGCTTCAAGTCCTGCTTGATGTCCAGGAGATCCTTCCTGAAcctgtaaaatcattattggaTAATTTATTGGTATCGCATTTGcatatcaaaatatatgtatttttggtAGGTATTTAACATAGAAGTTCAatttgttttttcaattttgatgaattattagcaattaacaaattatattagtaataataagtaaaatctATCTATAATTAGAATGCAAGGTATATGAATCATATtacattctttattattaaatttcttgtcAATTCATTCATAATAAATGCTCAAATAAgatgtaatattacataattctaTAGGCTTTACTTTGACAAGTCTATAATTCTagaattagagaaagaaaataaattacatatacaaGTATAAGAAACCTAACACTTATGACAAATGATACCTCTCATATTTTAACCAAAGAAAACTTTGATTTTGAATATTCTGCTCGCAGAAAATCATCAAAACTTAGCTGGGATCATCAATAAATCTGGGATATCTTCTGCAGcgtaagataataaaattaaaaatgataatgtatgGATGAACTTCCGGATAGTCAATATGTTAAATTTGCATGACAAATCGGGTCACGCGGAGAAACTTGAATTTTTACGTATACGCAAGTGTTGCTCGAGTATGCTTTGCCGTAGGTTTTATTATCGTTTCTTGTAACATTGTGTGcgaataattttctaaaaacggACGATACTTGGGATTGTCACTCTTGACAGGTCACCTTACCCTTAATACATGGTAACCTTCTGTACCGCCTCCCGGTATCTCCACGCTGTGAGACGATCCCATTGCCTGCCGAGAGCTTCCTTAGGTTACTCGAGGTGagcaattaaaaaacattaaattaattgtcgATGATACGGCTTTGCGAGACACTCAAATGCAAAAAACGTACGTGGCACGACTATTGTAACGCAAACTATAATGACGTCACGACGGCCATGCGGCACTGCCTGCAGTGACGTTAAGTTTGTGAAACGTTACGTTCCTGAATGGCCCtagcaaaagtaaaaaatttacttaagcCTTGTACATACACCAAGGACATACACCATGCTAGAAATCGGTCCAAGTTCTCTCGAGAAAAAGTTACTAAAACTCGAATCGTGgacactagagtcctatattaaagagagaagcgacattgatgtccgaggctgtgttccgtttttactggcagtgcagtaaatgtgacgtcatgacagtacactgtcacaactgttccaatattactgcattactgccagcactgctatagcatcgtatttcggaacagcatagtagccatattgcactgtagctgcctcaccttggaagctgcagtagtcacagtggcaatatggctaccattcatgacgtcattgatgttactagatgctgtcgcagtgcgctgcgtaccaataacggaacggatttttcaccactgccagtactagcagttatatcggaacacagcccgaagctctgattggtaatctgattgatacttgattggctaagcgagcagccatattgtgaccacagctgtttgtagaatgatacgaatggtgtttgatgacgttaaagcggtcccaaaatggcggtggaggactcaattggatactgaaggttgtggtgagggttcgatgtcgcttctctctttatataggactctagtggaCACAAGCAACTCGGATGAAATTCTTGAATAGAAACCTCGAACAGAAAAATGCATCCAgtcttatttttttgtactaGTTACTAGATTCAATTTATAGTAGTCAACAATTTCCTTATAAATAGTTGATGAATGTTGGTTAATGTAACGTTGGACAtcgaaaattgtaatttttataatctttatcacaataaagtataaaaagatataaagttcAATAACTAATTCGAGCTAACCTCACAAACTCGACTATAGCGCTATATAGAGGCATTAAAGTACAATTATTTCTATTCGAGAACTTGGATCGAGAATTCGGATTGATTTCTAGCATCGTGTATACAAGGCTTTACACCAGAAAGGTTCTCCttggctacgttccgtttcacgcataatgcaCGTGGcacatcattttatccttgtaattccctaaatgttaaacaaggacgaaatgatacatcatgcgcatcatacgtgaaacggaacgtagccctTGTTTTAAGGGAAAATTACATAAAGGTTTGTTGCTTAAAATTCCCCAAGATGTTTGCACTTGAAACGAGATAAATAtatctgtttgttttctgttcctgaactctctaaataagtgacacttaaaatgaaatagatagatgtttcaaagttagcgaaagcaagaaggaacgttctagtgcagtctagtgcaggaacagaaaacaagccttataTTTAGACGtagaagagagacagagagagagagagagacaatgaAGATACtggttgtgttccgatattaactgccagtactgaaaatgtatagtatatgtgacgtgaactataaattttcagtactgccagtaaaaacggaacacagccactgAGTGCAAAAAGTGCAAGCAATGCGACAGATCTAAAGCCAAAGCCACTAGATTCGAAACGATTCAAATAACTTCGGAACGTTACAAAACGAGACCTCGCGATTGTGTCAGGCACTCTGGAAAGTAGAGAGGATTTTACGTCTTTTTAGAGTGAAAATAACGTAAGAAATTGCATTTTTACATCTctttttacaagtatttaaagattttacactAAAGACAATTTCTAAATACATAAGTTATCGAAATTGATAAAAAGAACGGATGGTGTTCTGTTGATATTTAATACCATTCCTACCCATATAGCACACATTCTAAAAATGTGCCAACTTTACAATGTATCTATAATGTCGTTAAAATGTTACAGTGTTGCtgcaatatcataaaaaatgttGTATTCCTTACTATatggatatatttattttatctcttcttttttttcttaaaaccaaTTGATTTGCAGGCAACGTTTGATCGATTGCAATGGATTTACCCATCAATAAAATTCACCGCACATTACTGGATGCCAATTTGCCATCAACTATTGAAGATCTTAAGAATCCAACAGAAGAATATATCATGAACTTATTAACAACATTCTTGACGCgttttaatatcaatgttaactTAATTGAGGTAAGGTCACTgtcaaatttgttatatatgtaCCTCTTATTACTATAaggtataaataattttttgaagtaataggacattgatttttattttaaagtatctgtcttatttgtaacaaaattttgcaGCCAAGTCaagaacaattaaacattatgCCATATCACGAAGATTCCGAACTGCTAAATCTCATAAATATACATGCAGTTGTGACAAAGATATTCGACAAGatatttttaagtgatttttcTCTCACAGATATCACTAGTCCAGGTACAAATAACTCAATTTGGAATTTTTAGAGCAAAAATCATTGTATTAAtaccataaaaaataattacaatgttttataattaaacaattaatagtcaaatataaaagaatgagCATATGAGTGGAGattgttattgtatttttataatttttgggtcacaaaaactaatatatataaatgttttgtcAAAATTGATGTACtatgatcatttttttatatttgattctaaataatacaatattgctgatactataaatgaattttgtaggACAAAAACGACTTAGAAAACAagtgaaatttatttctaactTTATATTGTATTGGATGCACAAAAAGTCAGGATTTAATGATAAGATGGAGCAAATTCAAATGATATCTAAACAATTAGAAGACCTAAAAGATGAAAAGAttcaaatttcagaaaaaattaataatacagttATGCACAAAGCAAAGCAAATGTCCATCATAGAAAAGGTAGGTATAAAGTACATATTAGGTTGTAATTGACTTCTTATTAAGCATATAATGATAAATTCAATTATGTTTTAGCTAGAGGCTGATATAAAACATATACAGTCAAAAACTGAAAAACTCAATAAGAAGGAGATggaattagaaataataaaaaatgatatggaAAAGGAAAATCAAAAGGCTAAAGAACAAATTGCCTCTATTAAGATAGAAGCAGGAAAGGTAAATATCCTTACTTGAAACTTCAGTTTTCATAgcaattaatacttttaataccatagaacaatattaataaatttttaaaacatactataatttttagatatctaAAAAGATAACCGAAGTACAATCGGCAGTTGTACATTCACCAGAAAATTATCGATCCCGTTTAAATGAGATTGAAGAGCAACgcaaattaaaagaagaagaacGTGATGTAATGCAAGAAGCCATTCAGGATAAAAAACAATCTATAAAGCAAATCAACGAGAAATTAGATTTTGTccaaaaaataattgatgagTTTTCTATATTGGcagatacatataaaaaaatgaagtatttatatataaattatattttcaagcaattaataaaaatatattatatttataatattttctattatagaAACAAgaaaacagaattaaaaaatattaaagaagaaattgATTCATTGTACACAACAGAGAAGGAATTAGAAACTAAAATAGCAATGCACAATAATCAAATTGATactgaaaagaataaattacaaaCGTGTCGTGAAGAAGAAATGGTTCCATTGTGTAACCTACAAAGTCAATTACTAAGGTAGTATGGCATATGTAGAGTTTagagtacattttttaaattaaaatactgttgagattaattttttttatactttttttattttcaatattaaatattttagtaataaaatattaaaatttaataatccttAGTGAGAAAAAGCTACTAAAAACCAAATTAGATAAAAGTCAAGAGTGTTTCAAAGAGAAATGCTTAAAAAAGGACAAATTGCAAACGGAGATTAAGATAAAAGAGGAAGAAACTATGGCTTTTATTAATGGTTGTCAAGAGagatataataatgaaattgctGAAGTAAGTTACATtggttatttttatagaaatacatCTCTAGTATAGATAAATCTATAGTAGAATTATactcattattaaattatgttttaaacatATATGATCTATTTTAGGAGCGTGAATTACGGAATTCTTGGAAGGAAAAGTGATAAAGTACAGTCAttcatgaaaagaaaaagaaaaaaaaatgagaagaaattaaattttgtccaAAAATTAACTGatgatttttatacattaatagatAGGTGTATAAAAACTAATCTAAAGTATTTAGTTATAgattatattttcaagtaattatcaataaagtatatattatattttctaatgtagaaacaagaaaaaattaaagaatattaaaaaaaatatgtaagaaaatgattgaaattataaaatttagaaatacttgttaaaaaacaaaaaaagcatactcttataattatttataagtctCTATCCTCTTGCTCTAATCTAAGATATTAAGtactaacaataaaaatttcagaatgtGTTTTATCAGatcaagaaatttataattcattattcaAATATGACTATATTTTGACAGGGttaaatttttgagaatcttttttttttaattttcaatttttgttttaatgattGTCTCTTTTGAAGAGAGTCTCTTCTGATTTTTTGAGAATGCAAAATGAAGTTGGGCAGTTTTAGTGGAACTAATATGAATAGTATTCTTTTTTGTGTCATGTTGAATTGTAAAAGTTctcagaaaattttaatatcatttgacGATTGGAATCAAAATAAGAAACACGGAATGCAGTTTGTTGAATGCAATGAATTGTACGAGAACTTCATCGATTGGATCGCGAAATAATCTACGCTTGACGAAACTGCGAATGCGAATGGTTTATGAAACGAAGAGACATCGGCAATGTGGATCCTTTgtgtaacaattattttcagcaatttataattaatatttaagaattttacaCATATGcgtaatttcaagatttttattttttacaaaacaaatttacaaattttatggttataaaatttaaaagagctAAAACTTTGTTATATACTTGATGACttagaagatattttttatcatagatGCTGATTGGACTTTTccaacttataattttattgatgtTATCTGGGATCTTGCTTTCCGTTGCTGCTGTTTCACGTTTGATGGAAATAACGATTATCTTAATATATCCCACAGCTGTATTTTTATTACGGCAAGCTGCAAATTTAATCATCGTGAGTATATAGttagaattttaataactataatataatttttctttgaatatttCTACATatctttgtttatattttaagaagctgtaaaatgtaaaagctttattataaaaatcaaaatagatATCATTAAGCTATACGTAACCAAGACCAGGGTTAGTAGCCCATGGTTAGTTAATTTTGAATACCTGGTCTTGTACAGCTTCTAACAATCCTGACGGCAAGAATGACATCCTCAGCGTTTCACAAACTATGCACTCTTGTTAAATGCAATAATCAGCAACAGGAAACGATTTCTCAACAACCATCGCCAAGAGTTGCTGAGCTTCAGCTCGACATGGAAACTCCTTTTGTGCCGTACACAAGTAAAATCCTTGAAGAAATACCGCAGGATACTCTATCTTTAAAAGATGTATCATCAACAGACAAGGGTATTATCGAACCTGCACAGGATCAATTACAGGACAATATCTTAATGGAAGAATCAACCTCGCAACGCAAGGACTCTAATACCGCTTGATTgctaataaaaagaaaggattattgataattagaaaaagaattatttgtataaaataattattttatttatacaaacaatttatataaacatgaaatatattttattacgaaatatACTGTATGACAATCTTGAAAAATCAAAGTTTTCTATGTATTTATGAAAACAAgacgaaaaatttttatagaactattttaataaacacaCTGTATATACAAATAGTAGTAGAGATGGCGAAGTAGTCAGTTTATTGCCACATTAATGTAATCAATTGAAATTGCACCATATTTGTAACAAACTTATTTTTGTTATGCTAATTACACATTTGGCAAAAATTATGTTGTACTTCAATATGTAGAGTTTTATTATACACGTTTTATTATATagcgattttttatttaaattaaattaaaattattgtttctataaaaatttatcgagGAAATGGATGTGAGTTCTTATTGAATGTTTTCAACTACATTTGTTAGAATAATTGTGATActaaacattttataacaatatagtTTGAAGCTATACTGGTTGATTTGGGTGATAAAATTCCTTGCTTGCAACACATTCTTCGTCCAGAATATGCTCCCTATTTAACTACAGCTGTAACAGTATTGATAGGATGGCTGCTTGTGTCTTGgatattttatgtatgtatctaaattttatttctttattgatttataattaattataaccaATTTTTCACAGTTAATTTGGATGTTACTTGTTCCTTTAACAATAAGCACCATTGCCATAGCGTTAATATGTCCAGCAACAAGCAAATGGTGTTTTCAGCAATTGGGAACGAATTTAgaagaaataatgaataatatcaTTCATAAGTTTCAAGCATTtcgataatgatattaataagataaaatttattaagttaacTTTAATCGTAAGAATTTAAGCGTTtgtatatttaaacatttgtctttatattatattctaaaattcGTTCAATTTGTTGTATAAACCTCAATGAAttaaggaaatatattttttaaatatttttagaaatcttatatatatgaaattatgaagaaaaattcttttcatatttatgaaattgacaatttttttaatatataatatactgaatttaactttatataatattttgcaggatacatttttaaaataataacatgaaTTTGTCTGTGAATATCAAATGATACGTTACGAAAAATGACTCTCAATCTTAATCTCGATCCTagtaattctaaaattttgaaGCATACGATCAGGAAACAAATCGCGTGTGTAAATATGTCTCATGGTGAAACGGAATGGTACAGGAAGTAAACTATATGAtacatgaaaattacaaaaatgggAATACAGAATTCAAAACGGTGAGTGCTTGAAATTATACACAATTtgcgattttaaaaataatattttattattactaaacaaagatatctttgtttaaattaacaaaaaattacaaactaaCAATATTCTCAATGAATTATAGAAAaacgtagaaaaattaaaaagtaaataattaaatgcaatattttaaaggCGTTAagttagataaataaaataaaaaccatCTTGAGATTAAATCtgttaatgttaaattaattgacGAATTATATTTAGACGTGTTTGCGTCTTTGAAAATTCGAGGATGCATTCTGTTTCTCTTTTTGctacatatttttaactatattgATTTACAGAATTGTCTTGTTGTTTGTTTTCCATTTTCTGTATAATTTCCTGTTCTTTCATTTGCCTGTCAGTCTCTCGTGTTTGACTGATAGAAGTATCCATTAATTTGATGGCAGTTGAAACTTCTTTTGGTAAAGCTTCTTTTGGTTCGTTATCCGAAGGAGACGATGCGTCAGTGTGTTGAGATTCGCGACGACTATAAAATGGTCCTCCCGCATTTACGGTAATTGACGGTATATTACTTTCTGAATCTTGAGATCCATAGTTAGAATAATAGGTTTCATAAGGACCAGAAGCTCCATAGTTTGCATAATAAGTGTTTGGATAAGAATTAGT from Solenopsis invicta isolate M01_SB chromosome 7, UNIL_Sinv_3.0, whole genome shotgun sequence harbors:
- the LOC105199192 gene encoding Golgi reassembly-stacking protein 2 isoform X2, producing MTWGGQGLLGVSIRFCSFEGANENVWHVLEVHPSSPAELAGLRPFTDYIIGADSILHESEDLFTLIEAHASRPLKLYVYNTKDDSCREVTITPNNTWGGEGSLGCGIGYGYLHRIPVRNVLEQKPANSYTNILKTGIQTQPATAITTVTVTETNPTISVPIKSSGLPVPPNYNAPMDNSKNIKSEPENIPTQNIPGPSVQAQPANQVNFTGVVGGYTPVSSVPHMFPSQPTTSFTPSTYPITPNIPGMPTIASPPNVTNSYEVSITPSGPINAPIQQREQNPVHSTTTINVPVLQREQNPIPNANITTGFNMPQSHVVTTPISLPGMPPITVTASLPQDTSFFPSVLQQQNQLPPGINTTTVAPTMTSPTSTQ
- the LOC105199192 gene encoding Golgi reassembly-stacking protein 2 isoform X1, with protein sequence MGSSHSVEIPGGGTEGYHVLRVQEGSPGHQAGLEAFFDFIVAIGNTRLDQDNDTLKELLKVGVNKELIITVYSSKTQSVRRTKIVPSMTWGGQGLLGVSIRFCSFEGANENVWHVLEVHPSSPAELAGLRPFTDYIIGADSILHESEDLFTLIEAHASRPLKLYVYNTKDDSCREVTITPNNTWGGEGSLGCGIGYGYLHRIPVRNVLEQKPANSYTNILKTGIQTQPATAITTVTVTETNPTISVPIKSSGLPVPPNYNAPMDNSKNIKSEPENIPTQNIPGPSVQAQPANQVNFTGVVGGYTPVSSVPHMFPSQPTTSFTPSTYPITPNIPGMPTIASPPNVTNSYEVSITPSGPINAPIQQREQNPVHSTTTINVPVLQREQNPIPNANITTGFNMPQSHVVTTPISLPGMPPITVTASLPQDTSFFPSVLQQQNQLPPGINTTTVAPTMTSPTSTQ
- the LOC105199100 gene encoding NADH dehydrogenase [ubiquinone] 1 beta subcomplex subunit 11, mitochondrial, with amino-acid sequence MAALFRMNCVQGLRRGLALMSPKETICRRIATTPSLYDGAKEETKPVKRKWVSYGFSSKDEAEDRHALHQTMFVTVTIVMVLGITVMAYLPDVRGKDWAQREAYLQLRYREEHGLPLIDANLIDPSKIILPTDEELGDTEIII
- the LOC105199029 gene encoding probable kinetochore protein nuf2 — protein: MDLPINKIHRTLLDANLPSTIEDLKNPTEEYIMNLLTTFLTRFNINVNLIEPSQEQLNIMPYHEDSELLNLINIHAVVTKIFDKIFLSDFSLTDITSPGQKRLRKQVKFISNFILYWMHKKSGFNDKMEQIQMISKQLEDLKDEKIQISEKINNTVMHKAKQMSIIEKLEADIKHIQSKTEKLNKKEMELEIIKNDMEKENQKAKEQIASIKIEAGKISKKITEVQSAVVHSPENYRSRLNEIEEQRKLKEEERDVMQEAIQDKKQSIKQINEKLDFVQKIIDEFSILADTYKKMKNKKTELKNIKEEIDSLYTTEKELETKIAMHNNQIDTEKNKLQTCREEEMVPLCNLQSQLLSEKKLLKTKLDKSQECFKEKCLKKDKLQTEIKIKEEETMAFINGCQERYNNEIAEERELRNSWKEK